GGGGTCCGGCGGCTTCGAGCGCCTCCGCGTCGAGATCGTAGAGGTCCTCGAGCGTGCGCGCGCCTGTCCATCCGCCCGCTCCGTGGTGGAGCACCACCGGCACGATCGCCGGCAGCTTTCGCGCGTCCGCGTGCTCCTTCAGCCACTCTTCCCAGATGCGCACGCTGTACGCGACCAGCCGGAAGGCCATCAGCGAGTGCGGCGCGCTCTGGTGCTCGAACAGGAGGTAGACCAGTGCGTGCTCGTTGGCGCTCGCGCCCGCAGCCGGTGCCACCTGCTCGACGCGCTCGACGCGAAAAAGCAGATCGGTGTGGCGGTCCTTCAGCTTCGCGTCGACGAAGCTCCCCGGCACCCGCTCCAGCGTGGCCCACGCGAAGCGACGCGCGAGCCCCTGCGGCAACACGGATCGCAGCGCCCCCTCCGCGTGGCGCGGGTCCGAGAACGTGTTCTTGAACAGCGCATCGTGGGGGCTCCGGGACATGGTGCTCCGTGGCGCCGCGAGGACGGCGCTGCGGACCCTTCGCAAGGACGGGGCCATGGCCAAGTCACACGAATTCTCGGTCGCCACGCTCGCAGGTCCTGTCACCGGACACGCCGCGGACGTCCGGGGACGGTCGGCGTGCCGCACTCTGGGACACGCTCGAGGCCGTCCCTGGCTCCTTCGTGGACGCCGAGCTCAAGAGCCGCCACACCGATCTGCTCTTCCGCGTGGCGCTCTCGGGGCGAGAGGCCCGTCTCTATCTGCTCTATGAGCATCAGAGCACCCCGCACCCGCTCATGCCCTTTCGGCTCGTCGCGTATGCGGTTCGCATCTGGGAGGCGTGGCTGAAGGAGCACCCCGGCGCGACGGCGCTCCCCGCGATCCTCCCGGTCGTCCTTCACCACGGCGACGCTGGCTGGACGGCGGCGCGTTCGCTCGAGGAGCTGTACGATCTCGACGAAGATACCCTCCTCGCCGCGGGCGAGCACGTGCTGTGCCATCGCTTCGTGCTCGACGAGCTCGTCACCGAGAGCGACGAAGCGCTGCGCGCGCGCGCGATGTCCGCGCTCGGCCGGCTGGTGCTCTATTGCTTCCGCCACTCGCGCGATCCCGAGGAGCTCGTGCGCCATCTGGGCGCGTGGGCGGACCTCGCGCTCGAGGTCATGACGGCTCCGGACGGGCGAGCGGCGCTGGAGGCGGTGTTGCGCTATGTGATGATGGTTCACCCCGCGGAGTCGCGGATCGTACTGGAGCAGCTGCGTGGAGCTCTCCCCGACGAACGCTTGAAGGAGACGCTCATGACCGCTGGCGAAGAGTTGATGCAAAAGGGCGAGGCACGGGGAGAGCTCGAAGGCAGACGCGTCATCTTGCGCAGGCTGCTCACTCTGCGCTTCGGTGCGCTCCCCGACGCCGCACGCACTCGCCTCGACGCCGCGGACGTGATCACGCTCGACACGTGGGCGGAGCGCGTGCTCACCGCGGCGACGCTGGAGGATGTCCTCGCGGGCTGAGTGCGGCGACGACTGCCCACGGTCAACGCGGGCGCGATGGCCTCGGCGCGGCGGACCCAGGGACTCGCGACCACCGCGTGGGTCACGTCCAGCTTCCCGAAGGAGCGATTGGGCGGGTCCTTCGCACGCTTCGGTCGAAGGGATCTCGAGGGCCAAGCCGGCGGGGCGCCCGATCGAGCGCCCCTGGAGCCCCACGAGTCATCCCCCGCGACGTCATCCAGTCATGTCCAGTTGGAGTCCCGCTCTCCGTCCCACCGCGCTTGACACGCCGGTCCGCCTCGCCGACATCACGGGGATGAACTACGACGAGTTCACGAGGGCATTCCTGGTCACCCTTCGGGACTCCGGGCTTCGCCCGCTCCGCCCCGAAGAGCGCCTCGGTCTTCGCTTCGGCGATCGGACGTTTCGATCGGCGTCGAACCGCTCGACGAGGAGGTAGGGAAGCCTTTCCACGTGGCCGCTTCGATCTCGTTCGAGTGGAGCGCCCTTCAGGCGGCGAGAGCCGCGACGTGCGAGGAAGATCTGATCGCGGAGCTCCTCGGCGACGACGGCGGCGTCGAGACCGAGCGCCCCTCCCTTCGCGTGGACATCAAGCTCCACGCCGGACTTCCATCGGGCAAGCGGATCCCGATGCCCGCGGCCACCGTGTGGGCCAAGTGGAGCCGAGAGGCCCTGGCCCGCCTTGAGAAGGTCGAGCCCCTCATCGCCGAAGACGCCGTCCGGGAGACGCCCGAGGGTCGGCTCGCGATCCTCGCGTGGCAGGGCGATCCCGAAGCGAAGATCACGTGCAACCCCCTCGGCGAGCTGCGCCTCGAGTCGCTGACGGTGCGCGCCTTTCAGAGCATTGACCTACCGCGCACCTGGGACGATCCGGCGCGGGAGCCCGACGAGGCGCCCCACGCCCAGCTCCGTGCGATGTTCGAGCGCGTTCGCGCTGCGCTTTACGCGTGGGGTGAGGTCATGGACCACTTCCGGCCCGGCGCGCAGGCCTGACGGGAGCGCGAGCCCCACAGGACTTGGCGTCCTCGGCGTCTTGCCGGTTGAACCTTCTCGCTTCATTCCGGGCCTCGACGATCTCGTCGCGGATCTGGGCGCCTGCGCCGAACTCTGCGACGCGTACCCCACGCAGCTCGCCGGCGTCCAGGTGAACGCCGCCACGCTCGCCCCCGAGGCGCGCGCGATGCACGCCACGCTCTCGACCACGGTGCGCGATAGGCGCCTCCGTACGCTCACCGTGACGCGGCACACGAACGCGCGCGATCGCGCGGTGGCCTATCTGCTCGAGGCGATGACCGAGGTGCGTGAGGCCGGGCTCTTCGCGTTCCGCAACGACCCCAGGGGAGGCGCGCTCGTTCCGGTCGATTCACGCGAAGCGCTCGCGACGTGCGAAGGCAGACGTGGTCGTGGCGCCTGACGGCGCGCCGGTCGCGCGTGGGCTGAGAGGACGTGATGCCCGTGATGCCCGTGATGGGTGAGGGATGCGCCCTCGAGCCGTGGCTCGGGGGCGCTTCTTTCTTTTGTTTAGGCTCCCGAGCGGGAGATGGCCGTGAGGCAGGTGGCCTTCCGCCCCGAGGAGAGCCCCCTTGTCCGTCCGCGCAGGCTGGGTCCTGCTGGCTATCCCGGTGGAGCGCGCCGGGCGGTGTCCCAGGACACCCCGTGGGCCGTCCAGGACACTCCGCGCCTCACGACGCAACGAGGATTCGTGCCGGCTCGCGCTGGCCTCGAACTTGCCATATGGGGCTCGTGCCCCCGAACCCCCACGACGCCCTCTTCAAGTCCACGTTCGCGGACCCGCGGCACGCCGAGGGTGCCCTGCGAACCGCGCTCCCGAAGGGGCTCGCCGCGCGCTTCGACTGGACCACGCTCGAGGCCGTCCCTGGCTCCTTCGTGGACGCCGAGCTCAAGAGCCGCCACACCGATCTGCTCTTCCGCGTGGCGCTCTCGGGGCGAGAGGCCCGTCTCTATCTGCTCTATGAGCATCAGAGCACCCCGCACCCGCTCATGCCCTTTCGGCTCGTCGCCTACTCCGTTCGCATCTGGGAGGCCTGGCTGAAGGAGAACCCCGGCGCGACGGCGCTCCCCGCGATCCTCCCGGTCGTCCTTCACCACGGCGACGCCGGCTGGACGGCCGCGCGTTCGCTCGAGGAGCTGTACGAGCTCGACGAGGCGACCCTCCTCGCCGCGGGCGAGCACGTGCTGCGCCATCGCTTCGTGCTCGACGAGCTCGTCGCCGAGAGCGACGAAGCGCTACGCGGTCGGGGGATGACGGCGCTCGGCCGGCTCGTGCTGGTCTGCTTCCGCCACTCGCGCGCCCCCGAGGAGCTGGTGCGCCGCCTGGGAGCGTGGGCGGACCTCGCGCTCGAGGTCATGACGGCTCCGCACGGGAGGGCGGCGCTGGAGGCGGTGTTGCGCTATGTGATGATGGTTCACCCCGCGGAGTCGCGGATCGTACTGGCACCCCGCGGAGTCGCGGATCGTACTGGAGCAGCTTCGCGCAGCTCTCCCGGACGAACGCTTGAAGGAGACGCTCATGACCGCTGGCGAAGAGTTGATGCAGAAGGGAGAGGCTCGGGGAGAGGCCCGCGGAATCGTCGTCGGCGAGGCCCGCGGAGAGGTCCAGGGCAGACGGGTCATGTTACGTAGGCTCCTCACCCTCCGGTTCGGTGCGCTCCCCGACGCCGCGGTCACCCGCCTCGACGCGGCGGACGTGGTCACGCTCGACACCTGGGCGGAGCGGGTGCTCACCGCGGCGACGCTGGAGGATGTCCTCGCGGGCTGAGTGCGCTCGGCGCGAGAGCGCGCCCCCTCAGTGCAGCGTGTGCCACGCCCCCGCGTGCTCCACCTTGGGGAGCCGCGCCGCCGGCGGCACGCTGGGCGGGGCCGCGGTGGCGGCGTTTGCGTTGGCGCGGGTGGCGAGCTCGATCTGGCGGAGCACCTCGTCCATCTGCGCCTCCTCGCGCTCCCACCGCGCGAGCACCAACTTCGAGCTGCGGCGGCGCTTCCACCAGGCGGCGGCGAAGAGCGCGACCATGAGCACCGACACGAGGGAGCCGACGATGGACCAGAGCGGCATGCGCCGGGCCAGGTCCTGCTTCCACTGGTACTCGAGGCGGCGCAGATCGGCGCCGTAGGCGTTGCTCACCGCGGGCTCGAACGGCTGACCGGCGGCCACGCGGTCGAGCAGGCGGACGAAGCGGGCGTGATCGTCGCGGCGACTCAGAAAGCGAACAAAATCCGCCGATTGCGCGTAGGCGAGGCTCACCTCTTGGCCGTTGCCGTGGAACTTGCGATCGAGCTCGGCCACGGGGACGAGCGTGTTGGACAGGCTGGCGGCCTTCAGGGTCTCCACGCGGTCGAGCGCGAGCTCGCCCGAGAGCTTGACCGCGAGGCCCTCGTTGAACCAGCGGGGCACCGAGCCCTGGCCGAGGGCGTCGCACACGGCGATGTGGACGAGCTCGTGGCGGAGGGTCTCCTCGAGCTTCGTGGGCTCGCCGCCGCGGGGCCCCACGAGGGAGACGAGGACGAGCTTGAGCGGGCCGTAGGCCACGCCGCTCGCGTACGCGGGCGGGGGCGCGCCGATGGGCGCGAGGCGAGACATCTCGTCGAAATCGCGCACGATGCGGACCTCGACGCGCCCGAGCACGGGCCGGCCGAGCTCGATCGTGAGGAGCTGCCGGGTGGCATCGAGGTCGGGGAGGATCGCGTCGACCCGCGACTCGTACGCGCGCGGGAACGTGACGGTGAGCCACTCCGACCGGCGCGCGAGGAAGTCGGCGGGCACGGGGGGCACGACGATTTCCTGAGGGGCCTGGAGGTACGGCGCGTCTTCCGGGGCCACGACGACGCCGGCGTGGCCGACAGACGGCCAGACGAACGACGCGAGCAGGAGGACGGTGGCGAGGAGTCGGGCGAGCGCACGGGTCATCGGGGCACCTGCATCTCAAGGTGGATCGAATCGGACGAGCTGTCGCGCGTCGCCAAGAAGAAGGCCCCACCGAGCACGACCGCCGCCCCCGCGGCGCCCCAGAACCAGGGCGACTGGTAGAACGCGGAGGACCCCTCCGTCTTCGGGGTCGCCGCGCGCGCGGCCGCGGGCCGGGCGGCCGCGGGCGCGGTGCCAGGCGCGGGCGCGGGCACGAGGCGCTCGAGCGAGGCGCGGGCGGAGGCCCAGGGGCGCTCGCCCGGCTCCGCGCGCAGCTCGATGGGGGCGAAGCGCCCCGCAGGCGCCGAGCCCTCGCCCGCGACGAAGACCTTCACGACCGGGCGCTCGCCTTCGGCGCCGGGGGCGACCACGAAGACGCCCTCGAGCCCGTACTCCTTCGCGAGCGACGCGAGCAGGCGCCGGGCGGTAGGGCCGTCGTCGGTGATGGCCTCGCGCGTGTCGGCGAGGTCCACCAGGGCAGGAGGCTTCGCGGGGGTGGGCGCGCCGGCGAAGACGCGGGCCTGGGCCTCGCTCAAGGTGGGGCGGAGGCGCGGAGAGGCGTAGACCTCCTGCGCGAGGGGCCACGCGGCGTCGAGGGAGGCCGCCCGCGCGAGCACGGCGTAGCCGTGCGGGGGCTTCGCCAGAGGCGACGTGGGCGCGGTGTCGGCGCCAGCCCCCGGGGAGCCACCGCAGCCGAGCGCGGCTCCCGCCGTCGACAGCGCGAGCGCCCAGGGCGCCACGGCGAGTGCGCTGCCGCGAAGGCGCGCGAGCGTGGAACCGGACGAGTGAGCGCGAGCGGGAGGGAGCATGGGGTCGTTCTGCTCGGGCGTCGGCTCGGGCTACGGCGCGAATCTAATGCCGCATCGGCCGACGTCAACGGCCGGCGAAGCGCTCGAGCATTGGCGCGAACACGGAGACTTGAGCGCTCGCCTCGGCGAGCGGCGCGCCGAGGCCGCTGGCGGTCGTCACCCCGAAGGCCAGCATCGCCGCGGCGAGCGGCGGGCCAAGCACGGCGAGAGCGCGGGTGTCGAGGAAGCCCGGCCGAGACCCCACCCCGCTCGCGAGGAGCAGGGCGGCGACGTCGAGCAGCGCGCCCGCCACCGGCCCGGCCACGTGAGACGCGCGCGCGCCCGCCCACGCGAGGGACGCGAGGGTGGTGAAGAACGCGACGCCGAACGCCGCGCGCGAGACGGTCGGGCTGCGCGCCGCGACGACCCTCGCGAGGCGCGCCGCGACCGACGCGATCGCGGCCATCGCGAGCAGCGCGCCGATGGCGTACGTGACGCCCGCGAGCGCGTGGTGGTGGGTCTTCGCGCGGAGCACGGTGCCGAAGAGGACGAGGCTCGGCAGGGTGAGCGCGCAGAAGAAGAAGAGGGTCGTGCCGTGCTCGCGCGCGCGCTCGACCATGAAGGAGCGCGCTCCACGCCGCGCGCCTCGGAAGATGGAGACGAGCACCACGGCGGGCACGAGCGCCGCCGCGCCGACCATGCTCCACGACGAGACGAGCCCGACCTCGGGCAGCGCCCGCGCGAGGCGCAGCGCGGCGGGCGCCGAGCCGAGCAGCGCCACCACGAACGCCACGCCGACCGTGGTGCCGACGCGGAGGAGCGGCTCTCCGCCGGCGGCGGGGTCCTCGTCACGCGGATCGCTCGGCTGCTCGTGCGCTTCGCTCACGGGTGCACCTTACCACGGGCCCGCGAGGAGTCGGCGCGCGAGCGGCTCGCGACAGCCGCTCGCGACAACCGCTCGCAACAAAGTGGGCCGTTCGACGCCGCCGCTGCTACGCCCCTCGGAGCCATGTTGACCAGCGATCGCACCTCCTCACGGTTCGGAGAAGACCAGCCTTTGCGACTCGGAGCGGCCGGCTCCGAGTTCGTGGCCTCGCTCGCCCAGCGATCGGCCGAGGCGCGGGCGAGCCTCGGCGCGCTCGAGGCCGACCCAGGCAGCGCGGCCCTGTCCGACGAGCTGGGACGCCGCCTCTCCGCGCTCGCGCGGAGCGCGGGGGCGTGCCGGCTCTCGGAGCTCGAGCGTTCGCTCGAAGAGGGGCTCCGCCTCCTCGAGACCGCAGACGGAGAGCCGATCACCCCCTTCGCGATCGCGGGGTTGCGCGAGCTGCTCTTCGACCTGCCTGCGGTCGCGTGGGGCGAGACCCGAGGGCGGAGGAGCCGCCGGGAGGAGCGCGGCGAGCCGCTCACGACCCACACCGCGCTGGTGATCGGGCCGGAGGTCGTCGCCGACGCGCTCTCGACGCGAAGCGAGCGCGCGCGGACCTCGTTCGAGTGCCACCGCACCGAGGACGCGCAGGCCGCGATCGAGCTGGCGCACTCGGTGGCGCCGGACCTCATCGTGCTCGACGCCGACCTCGACGACGTGGCCGAGCTCATCGAAGCCCTCATGGACGATCCGCTGACAGAGCCTGTCCCCATGATCGTGCTCGGCAGCTTCGCCGACCCGAGCGAGGCGGGGCGCTACGTGGCGATGGGTGTATCTCGCACGCTCTCGAAGCCGCTCGGGCGCGCCGAGCTTCGCCACGTGTGCGAGGGCGCGGTGCTCACCTCCGAGAACCGCACGCAGCGGGTGACGCTGGGCGAGCCGAGCGTGGCCGAGCTCGGCGAGCGGCTCGCGGAGGAGCTCCGACGCGCGCTGGTCGACAGCGTCGACGAGCGCGGACGCGCGACCCGCGTCGCGCTGGGCGAGGGCACCGAGGTGCTCGGCGCCGTATGGGGCGCGATCGCCCGCGTCCGCGAGATCGTCACCGCGCGCACCGGGGGTGAGGTCCGCTTCTCCCTCGCGGCGCCCGAGGGGGCGATCGCGTTCGCGCCCCCGCTGCAGCTCGACGCGCCCCGGTACGACCGAGGTCCGCGCGCGCGCGGCGCGAACACCGAGGTCCGCCTCACGGGCCGGCGCGTGCTCGTTGCCGACGACGATCCTGGCGTGACCTGGTTCGTGGCGGATCTCCTCCGCGCGGCCGGCTGCGTGGTGACCGAGGCCGTCGACGGCGAGCAGGCCCTGGCCCTCGCGCACCGCACGAGCCCGGATCTCGTCATCAGCGACGTGCTCATGCCGGGCCTCGACGGCTTCGCGCTCTGCCGGGCCCTCCGGCGCGACGTCGCGCTCCGTGACACGCCGTTCCTCCTCCTCAGCTGGAAAGAAGACCTCCTCCAGCGCGTACGGGAGCTCGGCGCCGGCGCGGCGGGCTACCTGCGCAAGGAGAGCGACGCGCGCGCGATCGTCGGGCGCGTGCGCGAAGTGCTGCGGCCGCGCGCGCGCATCGAGGCGCGCCTCACGGGTGAGGGCGAGGTGCGAGGCCGCCTCGACGACCTCTCGGTGCGCTCGCTGCTCGAGATCGTGTGCGCGACGCGCCCGAGCGCCCGCGTGTCGGTGCGCGACGCGAGCTTCCTCTACGAGGTCGAGATCCGCGACGGCGCGCCGGTCGCCGCCATCCGCACGAGCTTCGACGGCGCGGTGGTCCGCGGGCCGCGCGCGCTGGCCGGTCTCGTGGGCGTGGGCGTGGGGCGGTTCGTCCTCGAGGACAGCGAAGGGGCGGTCGACGGGGACCTCGCCGGCAGCTTGCACGCGCAGCTCGCGCGGCCCATCGCGCTCGCGCGAGCCGCGACGCACCTCTGCACGGGCGTGCGCGCCATGGCGGTGGAAGAGCTCGTGTTCGACGACGACGCCCTCGCAGACGCGATGCGCGTCGCGACCCCGGAGGCGCGGCGCGTCGTCGACCAGCTGACGTGCGGCGCGACCGCGAAGGACCTCGTCATCGGCGGCCTCGTCGACGCCGCGTGGCTCGACGAGCTCATGGTCGACCTGTGCGCGCGCGGCGCGGTGCGCGCGATTTACGGGACGTCGCGCAGCGAGCTGCTCGAGCCGGCGATCGCGGCTCGGCTCGCTGAGGTCGCGCCGAAGGCCCCCGAGCCGCCCACTCCGAGCGACGCGCCCTACGAGGCGTCGCTGACCGCCTGCGGTGACAGCGAGAGCTTCGACCTCGCCGTCGATCGCGAGCGCGAGCGCGCGGGCCTCCCGCTCATGCCCGATCAGAGCCCGTCCTCCCTCCTCGGCGCGGTGATCCAGGAGCTCGACACGCGCGCCGCGAGGCCGACCACGCCGTCGCCGGACGCGCCGCTGGTCGAGCTCGCGCCGCTGAAGCCGCGCTCGTCGCCGCGCCTGCTCGAGGCGGCCGACGAGGAGGTTGAAATCCCGCGCGCCGACGCCGAGTCGACCGTCCTCGAGACCATCTACGGCGCCGACGAGGCCTCCCTCTCCATCCCGCTGCCCGAGCCCGAGGGCACCCCAGAGCCGCAGATCGCCGAGATCGCCCCGGAGGGCGCGCCGAAGAAGAAGACGCGCACGCCGTGGCAGATGCTGGCGCTGCTCTTCGGGATCGGAAGCGTCATCGCGCTGCTGGCGTTCCGCAGCGAGCGCGCGCCCGCGCCCGAGCGCTCCGCCGCGGCCGCCCAGCCCGTCGCGGTGACCGCGCCTCTGCCGGTGTACCGCGAGCAGGCGTCCGCGCCAGGGGTCGGGGGCCTGGAAATCCGCGGGGTTGGGGCCGGCGCGCTCTTCGTCGACGACGCGCCCCGCGCGGGCGAGAGCGGTCCCCTCACGTTGCCCGTCGGCCCACACGAGGTCCGCCTGGGCGACGCCCGGGTGTCGGTGGACGTGCGCGAGAGCACGGTCGCGACCGTCACCTTCTGACCCCGCTCGTGATCTCGCGGCCGGGGCGGGCCCGCCTGAGGTCCACCGGCGCGGCGCCCGTGCTAGAGGGTGCAGCGTGAGCCCGGCCGAGTCTTCGCGTCGACCCGCCCGCGCGCAGCTTCGCGCGGTCGCCCTCGCGGTCGCCCTCGCGGCGAGCGGCGCCGGCCTCGGGTGCCGAGGCTGCAGCGGCGCACCGAACGGCGCAGACGCGACCGCCCCGGCGCCATCGACCGCCGCGTCGACCGCGCGCGGGGGAGAGCCCAAGGTCGTCCTCGACTGGATCCGGCGCTTCGACGACTGCGCGCTCGGGCACCGCGGCGCGCTCCTCGACCTCGGCGATCCCACGATGCGCTCACGCTACGGGCCGCGGCTCGCGACGCCGGCGGTCGACGCCTTCGAGCGTGACGGGAGCACGTGGGTGCGCCCTCGATCGCGCGCGCTCAGCCTCTCGCTCGTGACGGCCGAGCCGCTCCTCGCCGAGTCGGGCCTCGCGATCTCCGCGCGCGTTCGCGGGGGCGCCTCGCGCACCCTCTCGGTGTCGCTCGACGGCCGGCCCATGGGCCACCTCGCGCTCACACACAACGAGGCGAAGGTGAGCGAGCTGCGCTCGCCGCAGGCCGCGCTCGAGGCCGGCGCCCACCAGCTGGATCTCCGCTTCGTCGGCGGCGGGAAGACCAGCCCCGACGCGCTCGGAGAGCTCGACTGGGTGCGGCTCGGCGCGTACGACGGCGACGCCGCCTACGCCGCGCCGACGCGGCGCGACGCGCTCGTGAGCACCCCCATCGGAGGCCGCAGCGAGCGGGCGCTCTCGCTCCGGGGCGACGCGTTCGCGCGGTGCACCGCGTTCATCCCCTCGGACGCCGTCTTCCAGGCCGATCTGGCGCTCACCGGGCCCGGCGAGGCCGACGTCGAGCTGCGCGTGCTGCGCGACCGCAAAGACCCGCGGGTCGTCGCGCAGCTCCACCTCGGCGCCGCGGACGCGGCCGCGTGGCGGCCTGTCGCGATCCCCCTCGGCGAGGTCGACACCACGGGGGCGGTCGAGCTCCGCGTCGTGCGGGCGCCGAAGGGCACCCGCGTGCTCTTCGGCGAGGCCCGCGTCGTGCGCACGAGCCCCGCGGCGCCGCGCGCGCCCTTCGCGCCGGCGCGTGGGGTCGTGCTCGTCGTGCTCGGCACGGTCGCGCCTCGCTCGCTCTCGGCCTTCGGCGGCGAGCGGGCCACGCCGGAGCTCGCGCGCCTCGCGGAGCGCGGCCTCGTCTTCGAGCAGAACCGCGCGACGAGCGCCCTCTCGAACGCCGTGGTGGCGTCGATGCTCTCGGGCGCGAGCCCGACCGAGCACGGGCTCGTCGACGGCGACGCGCGCCTCGTGAAGGGGCCGACGCTCGTGTCCGAGGCGGCGCGGCAGGCGGGCATCGCGACGGCGTTTTTCACTGCAAATCCAACCACTTCGGCGGCGTTCGGGTTCGACCGCGGCTGGGAGGTCTTCCAGGCCAAGGCCCCGCTCGGCGACGGACAGGCGACCGCGGTGTTCGACGAGGCCATTCGCTTCCTCGAGGCCCACAAGACCGGCCGGTTCTTCCTCACGATCCACGCCCGCGGCGGGCACCCGCCGTGGGACGCGAGCGACGAGCAGATGAAGGACCTGCCGCCCCAGAACTACACCGGCGGCCTCGACCCGAAGCACGCCGGCGAGCTCTTGGCGAAGGCGAAGCGGGTGCCGCCGGTCATTCGCTACACCGACGGAGACCGCGAGCGCGCCGCCGCGCTCCACACGCTCGCCGTCCAGGCGCACGACGCCGCGCTCGGCCGCCTCCTCTCTGCGCTACGGCTGAACGGTCAAGACGAGTCGACGACCGTGATCGTGACGGGCGACGTCGCCGCCGACGAGGGCGCGCACGTGCCGTTCGCAGAGTCCGACGCGCTCGACGAGGGCACGCTCGCGACGTTCCTCGTCGTGCGGCCGCACGCGGCGCTCCCCCTGAAGGCGGGCCGCGTGACGGCGCCAAGCGAGTCGATGCACGTCGCCTCGACCGTGCTCGACGCCTTCGGCCTGCGCGCGCCGCGCAACTACCGCTGGCCGAGCCTCTTCGAGCTCGCCGAGTCCCGCGACCGCGCCGACTCGACGCCCCGGGTCGCGGTCGCTTCGCAGCGGTTCTCGGCGCGCTTCGGCGATTTCGTGCTGTCGGGCGCGGGGGAGCGCGCGACCCGCCTCTGCGACCTCGCGCTCGAGCCCGCGTGCACCACGGACGTGCGCGCGACCCACCCGCTCGCGACCGAGACCCTGCACCGGCGCCTCTTCGACGAGCTCGCCACCGGCAAGCAGGTGCCCCGCGAGGACGCCCGCCTCGACCCGCCCGCGGCGGCGGCGCTCAAGGTCTGGGGTCGGTAGGACCTCGCCGCGCCCCCGAGCGGACATTTTCGGGCACGCGGCCCGCGATGTGCTATGGGGAGGGCGTCTGTGGGAGAGATGACCGAGTGGCCGAAGGTGCATGATTGGAAATCATGTGTGGGTGCAAGCTCACCAAGGGTTCGAATCCCTTTCTCTCCGCTGAGTTAGACGAGATCTTTGATGAGTTCCGCTCGTCCCGGGCCCACGTCCGGCGGGGTTGCTTAGAAGGCGGCCACGCGATTTCCGGTGCACATCTGCGCGCCGCGGCAGGGCGAGCCCAGCCCGCTTCAGCCCGCCTGGCGTTCGTCGCGTAGCGGCTCGCGAACCGCGAGACGGGCGAGACGGGCGAGACGGGCGGACGAGCTTCGGCGTCGGACAAGTCGTGCTTCGGCGGCGGCCTCACGATCACCGGCGACGCGTTCTACTGTGGCGAGTCGCTGTCGCTGACCAAGTACGACAAGACCTTCGCCAACCCGCTGAAGGTCGTGAGCGCCCTCGACTACCCGAACGCGCAAGCGCCCTGGGCGCCGGGTGTCTTCGGCTCCGAAGTGCTCGTCGCGTTCCGCGCGGAGAAGACCCCGATGCTCGCGGTGCCGGTCGCCGGGGGCACCGCCCGCAAGGTGGCCTGCGAGCTCGAAGGGCCGGTCGAGAGCGGAGCCATCGAGGGCGAGAACGCCTTCTTCATGGTGTCGCCGTTCGACAGGGCCGCGGGGAACCGAAAGAACCGACTCTACCGCCTCAAGATCACTCGGTGACCCGACTCCCCACGCGCAAGCGCTGCGCCGCCGGAGAGCAGCACGTCGGCGTCGGCGCTCG
This genomic window from Myxococcales bacterium contains:
- a CDS encoding Rpn family recombination-promoting nuclease/putative transposase, whose amino-acid sequence is MDAELKSRHTDLLFRVALSGREARLYLLYEHQSTPHPLMPFRLVAYAVRIWEAWLKEHPGATALPAILPVVLHHGDAGWTAARSLEELYDLDEDTLLAAGEHVLCHRFVLDELVTESDEALRARAMSALGRLVLYCFRHSRDPEELVRHLGAWADLALEVMTAPDGRAALEAVLRYVMMVHPAESRIVLEQLRGALPDERLKETLMTAGEELMQKGEARGELEGRRVILRRLLTLRFGALPDAARTRLDAADVITLDTWAERVLTAATLEDVLAG
- a CDS encoding Rpn family recombination-promoting nuclease/putative transposase translates to MPPNPHDALFKSTFADPRHAEGALRTALPKGLAARFDWTTLEAVPGSFVDAELKSRHTDLLFRVALSGREARLYLLYEHQSTPHPLMPFRLVAYSVRIWEAWLKENPGATALPAILPVVLHHGDAGWTAARSLEELYELDEATLLAAGEHVLRHRFVLDELVAESDEALRGRGMTALGRLVLVCFRHSRAPEELVRRLGAWADLALEVMTAPHGRAALEAVLRYVMMVHPAESRIVLAPRGVADRTGAASRSSPGRTLEGDAHDRWRRVDAEGRGSGRGPRNRRRRGPRRGPGQTGHVT
- a CDS encoding sulfatase-like hydrolase/transferase; this encodes MSPAESSRRPARAQLRAVALAVALAASGAGLGCRGCSGAPNGADATAPAPSTAASTARGGEPKVVLDWIRRFDDCALGHRGALLDLGDPTMRSRYGPRLATPAVDAFERDGSTWVRPRSRALSLSLVTAEPLLAESGLAISARVRGGASRTLSVSLDGRPMGHLALTHNEAKVSELRSPQAALEAGAHQLDLRFVGGGKTSPDALGELDWVRLGAYDGDAAYAAPTRRDALVSTPIGGRSERALSLRGDAFARCTAFIPSDAVFQADLALTGPGEADVELRVLRDRKDPRVVAQLHLGAADAAAWRPVAIPLGEVDTTGAVELRVVRAPKGTRVLFGEARVVRTSPAAPRAPFAPARGVVLVVLGTVAPRSLSAFGGERATPELARLAERGLVFEQNRATSALSNAVVASMLSGASPTEHGLVDGDARLVKGPTLVSEAARQAGIATAFFTANPTTSAAFGFDRGWEVFQAKAPLGDGQATAVFDEAIRFLEAHKTGRFFLTIHARGGHPPWDASDEQMKDLPPQNYTGGLDPKHAGELLAKAKRVPPVIRYTDGDRERAAALHTLAVQAHDAALGRLLSALRLNGQDESTTVIVTGDVAADEGAHVPFAESDALDEGTLATFLVVRPHAALPLKAGRVTAPSESMHVASTVLDAFGLRAPRNYRWPSLFELAESRDRADSTPRVAVASQRFSARFGDFVLSGAGERATRLCDLALEPACTTDVRATHPLATETLHRRLFDELATGKQVPREDARLDPPAAAALKVWGR